From Rhododendron vialii isolate Sample 1 chromosome 10a, ASM3025357v1, the proteins below share one genomic window:
- the LOC131303033 gene encoding uncharacterized protein LOC131303033, translated as MRSRQNSYADRRRQPLSFEVGDHVFLKVSPHWGLSHFGQKGKLSPHFIRPFDVIKKIGKVAYRLALPPRLSGVHDVFHLSMLRKYEPNPSPVLEWSELELEADASYTEELIRILDSHEQVLRGKTIPLVRDLWGTLGKKESTWEREDEVREKYLQLFPN; from the coding sequence ATGCGGAGTAGGCAAAACAGTTATGCTGATCGTCGTCGCCAACCATTGTCATTTGAGGTGGGGGATCATGTGTTCCTCAAAGTGTCACCACATTGGGGATTATCTCATTTTGGGCAGAAGGGCAAGCTTTCACCGCATTTTATTAGGCCGTTTGATGTTATCAAGAAGATTGGGAAAGTCGCGTATCGATTGGCTTTGCCACCAAGGCTATCAGGTGTTCATGATGTGTTCCATCTATCGATGCTGCGAAAGTACGAGCCGAATCCGTCACCTGTTCTAGAGTGGTCCGAACTAGAGTTGGAAGCCGATGCATCTTATACAGAGGAGCTGATACGTATCTTAGATTCGCACGAgcaagttttgaggggtaagacCATTCCGTTAGTGCGAGACCTTTGGGGTACGCTCGGAAAGAAAGAGTCGACGTGGGAAAGAGAAGACGAAGTAAGGGAAAAGTATCTGCAATTATTTCCgaattaa